One Nostoc sp. CENA543 genomic window, CCCAGCAGTTAGGGCTAAATCAGGTTCGCCATCAAAGCTATTACAATTGAGCCAAAACCATTTTTCAGGAAACGCACCACCCCAATTTTTTTCGCCATAGGCTGGCGCGTTTTGGAACTGATAAACTTTGCCATTCCAATCAATCCAACCAGTGGCTAGACCATGAGCCATTAAAATTTGCCATCCTGGCTCAAAAATCTGTAAAAATGACAGCCAGCCAGCAGTTGATTGCTGAATACTATTTTGATTACCCCAGCCATATACAGGCTGAATTTCATATTCCCAACGACAATAAAAACCAGTAACAGGGTCTTGAATAAAACCCTGGTTTAAATTAGCAGTAGCTTGATAACCTTCTTGGATAGATTGGGTAAACTCCTTAGGTGAGAGATAGCGGGGTTGAGTATGCAAATGAGTTTTACCCCAATGTCCCAAAGCTAAAACATCCCGACTAGCCCAAAATTGAGTCACATCAGGAAAAATTCGATATACATATTCGTCGTTTGCCCCTAAAACCTGCGCCGCACCGCCACTGTGGGGTTGACCGCCAATGGGGTCTTCTATGGAATACATGAAAGCAAAAGTCTCACCACAATCTGGTAGGGTAACGCGAAAATACCAGCCTTCAAAGAAGCGGCGACTACTTCCGTCCCAATGGTATCCACTGTGAGGCGTTTGAGTAGATTGCAGAAGATTTATGGGAATAGTTAACATAGAATTATGATTTCTACTTTTTAGTATGCGTCAGCGTCTTGATCTCGATATTAATCATGCTTATGAAATTTTAGGATTAAAACCTGGAGCATCGCAGGTAGAAATCAAAAGAGCTTATCGTCAACTAGTCAAAACTCACCATCCCGATCGCTTTGTTAATCTCCAGCAAAAAGAACAAGCGGAAATCAACATCAAACAAATCAATGCAGCTTACAATCTGCTCAAGTCAGAAAATCCTACCGTCAATAATTCTACCACTGCCACTACACCCAAAAAATCCCCCAAGACATCCGTCAATCGCTTTGACGCGGAGAGTTTCTATAATTATGGTGTAGAGAGCGTAGGTAAAGGCGAGTATGAAGAAGCGATCGCCTATTTTACCCAAGCCATTCGCCTCAACCCCCGCTATGTTGAAGCTTACAAATATCGCGGTTTAGTTTGCTCTCAATTAGGTTATGAACATCGCGCCGCATCTGATTTAAATAAAGCCGCACAGCTAGAAGGAAAAATCCCTCAAGCCTCTGCTTATTCACGAGTGAAGTATAAATCTCAGCGAAAATCTTGGGTTTCTAGATGGTGTCGAAAAATCAAGAACTTTTTCAGATGGCATTAGTATCTGCCGATGGGTATTCTGCTTCATCTTCCACTAGTAAAATTCGCATTGCTCCAGGAAATCAATCACGGAGCGCAACTTTACTCACCACGATACTGCTTGATCGCCTCACGCATTAACTGGATATCGTCAGGAGGGATTGAACCTGCAAAACGTAGCAATTGCTGCCCTGGAGTTCCTCGAATTTCAGCTTTTACTAACGCTTGAGTAAATTCAAGTACTCGTTGTTGCAAGTGCTGCGGCATGATTTCTAGCCGTTTGATCACTTCATTGATAATGGAAACACTCATTCTCTCCTCCTTTTCTTAAGGTCGTAGATAATCGCTGCGCCAACTCCATTTACTTTATCAGGACTTATGCAAAAACTCTCTCAAACCCTTATTCGCCACTAAAATATCTCTTCAGTCCACTCCAACAGGATTATGATGCGACCGGCAGAGCATACAAATATTCTTAGGTACCGCCTTGCAACCAACCTTTAATAATTGCTTTTCCAACTTTAAGATACTTATTCTCAAGGAAGAACTCTTCAATTGCTGTTTCTCCTCCCTCTTTCAAGGCAGCAATTGTTCGCTGTTTAAGGTCTGGCTTGGTAGCCACATTAACATAAACTATTTGCTCAGGTTCGGTTGCCGCAGGATTCGTTTCTTCAAGCTGCTTTAGTAGGCGCTGAATTTCACAAGCAGCTTCAGCAAGAGTTTGCTTTTTCTCGAAAATATATTGGTTCGCTTGCTGTCGCGCATTATCTTTTACTTCATTTGCAAAAGTGCCAATTGTTGTATATGTTCCTTGAAATTGATTGTTTACAGTATCCATATCGACAATTCTCCCAAAAGCTAATTGAGCAATTTCAAACACTTTGTCAAGATAAGAAACTATTAAGGGTAAGGCAAAAAGATTTGAAGCCATGAGATTATCTGAAACGTTTAAGCCTGGGTTATTAATTTGACGTTCTATGAAGAATTGATTTGTGGGTGTTTTAATTTTGTATGTTTCTTGAACAACATGTTGATTCCAAACACTTAAGGCTCTCTGATGCTCAATCTGTTCCAAGATTGCATTAAACTGTCTCTGAATATCGTCATCAAGCAAAGGTTTCTTTTCCATAAACGAGAAGAAAGAAAAGTTTTCTAACCTCCCGTCATTCTGTAAATAAGAGATAACAAAAATAAGTAGTGCTGTCATTCCTCCTGCGGCGGCAAAAGCACAAAATATCTGAATGACTTCTTCTTCTGAAGAAATACCAAGAACTTTGTAAAGCTCTCTCATTTCCTCAGAGATGCCTAGCTCCTTATTTAAATTTCTAAGGTCTTGTCCAGCAGGCTTAATGAGGGTCTCATTTACTGACTCCAAGAAGATATCAATTTGATTAAGAGTAGGTCGAGCAATCTCGTCAATTTCATCAACCATTTGACGCACGAATACTCCCAGGTCTCTAGACCATTTAGATGCAAGATCCCCAAAATCTTCATTTATAGGTCGAATAGCATCCTCATGAAATTCAGTCGCAAGCTTATCTAATTTGTTGAGAACAAGCTCACCATTTCGAGTAAAACTTTGGCTAGCGTCGTCTAGAAATTCCTCAAAGTTCATATGCTTTTAACCTACGGAGAAAAGTAATGCATACAGTCATAGCTTATCTTAAATGCTCTTGCGGTAATCCTCCCAGCACAAGTTGAGCCGCATAACTATATTATTATACGGAAACTTTATACTAAAGGTTTTTGGAGTTGCGATCGCAGTGCTTGTGCTGTATCTATAACTACACCTGAATAATCTCGACTCACTAAGACTGGTTCATTGTTTGATTGTATATCTGGCCACAATAACCAACGGCTACCTTGAGGTAAAGAAGATATACTGAGAGGATTCTGGGTGAGCCAAATCAGGGGATGCTGTTCGTCATAATCGCTGATATCTTCGTGATATTGGGTGGCGGCTAGAGTTTCTAAAACTGAGCGATCGCCTCTGACTAATCCTGTGGCGGCTGTTAATAGTTGCACCTGTAATTGCTGATGCTGTGCGTAAAAATACATTGATGCTGCGGCAATTACAGCTTGCTCAAAATTGTCCGCTTCCCAATTACCAGCAGTATCTAAAGCAATAATTACTTGCTGTCCACTGGTAATCATTTCTAATTCGCGCACACGTAACTCACCATAGCGCGCACTAGTCCGCCAGTGAATCAAGCGGGTGGGGTCGCCAATGCGATAGGGACGCAGCGATCGCACTAATCCCGATGTGGCTGTTTGCAAAGGTCTACCATGATACTCATTCCTTTGACTTTCTTCTTCCCCGATTTCATCCACGAGGGGACAAGCACTCAAGGTTAAAACCGTGGGATACACAATAGCTGTTGCTTCACAGTGGTGCTGACGACGCGACCAAAATAAACCTAAAGGCGCGCCTGTCGCCAATTCAACAGAGTGCCAGCGATAAATGCCCCGCTTTTCGGTAGGGTGATAATATACCCAACGGTAAGTTTCTCTGCTAGCAATAGTTTCAATACCGTGTTTCATGGGTTTTCCCAGCACAAACGGTAAGATATCTTCAACCTGCAATAAAGTGACAGATTGCTTAGTGGGGTTATAGATTTCTAATTCTAAAGTTAATTCATCCCCAGCCGAGACAGGTGAAATCTGACGACGAGTCACAGATAGACCAACAAGCGATCGCGATGCTAAAAATGCAGCTATCCCCAATAAAGCCAGAGTTACGCCACTAATAGCGTAAAGCCAACCAGCCATCGTATTAATCGCCGCACCAAAAAAACAAACAGCAATTCCTGCTAACACCCAACCGGCGTATGTGGGGGAACTAGCATGAATTTCTAACCAATTAGTGATGAGTTTGATGATTTTCATGTTTCTTTTTTAACTCATCACTAGGGGGATTGGGGATTGGGGATTGGGGACTGGGGATTGGGGATTGGGGACTGGGGATTGGGGACAAGGAAGACAAGGTAGGAGGGGAGAAAAACTAATGACTAATGACTAATGACTAATGACTATTGACTATTGACTAATGACTAATGACTATTGACTAATGACTAATGACTATTGACTATTGACTAATGACTAATGACTAATGACTATTGACAATGACTATTGACTATTGACTA contains:
- a CDS encoding tocopherol cyclase family protein, producing MLTIPINLLQSTQTPHSGYHWDGSSRRFFEGWYFRVTLPDCGETFAFMYSIEDPIGGQPHSGGAAQVLGANDEYVYRIFPDVTQFWASRDVLALGHWGKTHLHTQPRYLSPKEFTQSIQEGYQATANLNQGFIQDPVTGFYCRWEYEIQPVYGWGNQNSIQQSTAGWLSFLQIFEPGWQILMAHGLATGWIDWNGKVYQFQNAPAYGEKNWGGAFPEKWFWLNCNSFDGEPDLALTAGGGRRGVLWWMESVAMIGIHYQGKFYEFVPWNAKVEWCIQPWGRWQMKAKNLDYEVELTGTTHLPGAPLRAPTANGLQFCCRDTMQGKLNLELREIRGKNPLVILNAHSYLCGLEIGGGSWHNFWQST
- a CDS encoding J domain-containing protein, translating into MRQRLDLDINHAYEILGLKPGASQVEIKRAYRQLVKTHHPDRFVNLQQKEQAEINIKQINAAYNLLKSENPTVNNSTTATTPKKSPKTSVNRFDAESFYNYGVESVGKGEYEEAIAYFTQAIRLNPRYVEAYKYRGLVCSQLGYEHRAASDLNKAAQLEGKIPQASAYSRVKYKSQRKSWVSRWCRKIKNFFRWH
- a CDS encoding DUF58 domain-containing protein, which gives rise to MKIIKLITNWLEIHASSPTYAGWVLAGIAVCFFGAAINTMAGWLYAISGVTLALLGIAAFLASRSLVGLSVTRRQISPVSAGDELTLELEIYNPTKQSVTLLQVEDILPFVLGKPMKHGIETIASRETYRWVYYHPTEKRGIYRWHSVELATGAPLGLFWSRRQHHCEATAIVYPTVLTLSACPLVDEIGEEESQRNEYHGRPLQTATSGLVRSLRPYRIGDPTRLIHWRTSARYGELRVRELEMITSGQQVIIALDTAGNWEADNFEQAVIAAASMYFYAQHQQLQVQLLTAATGLVRGDRSVLETLAATQYHEDISDYDEQHPLIWLTQNPLSISSLPQGSRWLLWPDIQSNNEPVLVSRDYSGVVIDTAQALRSQLQKPLV